The following are from one region of the Gloeomargarita lithophora Alchichica-D10 genome:
- a CDS encoding TIGR04168 family protein — MVRLAVVGDVHDQWQANDALALAHLGVDLVLFVGDFGNESLGVVQAVAGLAWPKAVVLGNHDAWYTATDWGRRKCPYDRQNEDRFQAQLEILGDLQVGYGGREFPDLAVTVVGGRPCSWGGGEWKLGEFYQRYFGVGGWADSQARITQAIRQAQSRRVILLNHNGPTGLGTEPQAPCGRDWAPVGGDYGDPDLRAAIQRAQTEGIAIPLVVFGHMHRHLRGNLGQRRMWQRDEGGTVYFNAAVVPRIHTVGGATLHHFGLVELGADGVASLAQVWVHPERGVVETEWLVQPIVLERHYLERH; from the coding sequence GTGGTTCGCCTGGCGGTGGTGGGGGATGTCCATGACCAGTGGCAGGCCAACGATGCCTTGGCCCTCGCTCATTTGGGGGTGGATTTGGTGCTGTTTGTGGGGGATTTTGGCAACGAGTCCCTGGGGGTGGTGCAGGCGGTGGCGGGGTTGGCTTGGCCGAAGGCGGTGGTCTTGGGCAACCACGATGCCTGGTACACGGCCACCGATTGGGGTCGCCGCAAGTGCCCCTACGACCGGCAAAACGAAGACCGCTTCCAAGCCCAACTGGAAATTTTGGGTGATCTACAGGTGGGCTATGGCGGGCGGGAATTCCCCGATTTAGCTGTCACCGTGGTGGGGGGGCGACCCTGTAGTTGGGGCGGCGGGGAGTGGAAACTGGGGGAATTTTACCAGCGGTATTTCGGGGTGGGCGGCTGGGCGGATTCCCAAGCCCGGATTACCCAAGCGATCCGGCAAGCCCAGTCCCGGCGGGTGATTTTGCTCAACCACAATGGCCCCACCGGTCTGGGTACCGAACCCCAAGCTCCCTGTGGTCGGGACTGGGCACCCGTGGGGGGGGATTACGGTGACCCGGATTTGCGGGCGGCAATCCAGAGGGCGCAAACCGAGGGCATCGCCATTCCCCTGGTGGTGTTTGGGCATATGCACCGGCATTTGCGGGGCAATTTGGGGCAAAGGCGGATGTGGCAGCGGGACGAGGGGGGGACGGTGTATTTCAATGCCGCCGTGGTGCCGCGGATTCACACAGTTGGGGGCGCCACCCTCCATCACTTTGGGCTGGTGGAATTGGGGGCTGATGGGGTTGCAAGCCTTGCCCAGGTGTGGGTGCATCCTGAGCGGGGCGTGGTGGAAACCGAATGGCTGGTGCAACCGATAGTTTTAGAGCGGCATTATTTAGAGCGGCATTAA
- a CDS encoding Uma2 family endonuclease: MTPAFIPATSPHQRLWTRADLELLPENGNRYEIVDGELFVTTIPHSKHQKTCGRLFAVLDRWSCPTNLGKTELGSGLVFGDENDVIPDLMWMTKVKYANLIDEVGHFRGAPDLVIEVLSPGIKNERRDRQVKLKLYSAQGVGEYWIADWKNQRMEVYRRENVMLKLTMTLYATDALTSPLLPGFVCPLAQIFE, translated from the coding sequence ATGACACCAGCGTTTATCCCCGCAACTTCTCCCCACCAACGACTCTGGACAAGGGCTGACCTAGAGCTACTCCCTGAGAATGGCAACCGCTATGAAATTGTTGACGGAGAACTCTTTGTGACCACAATTCCCCACAGCAAGCATCAGAAAACCTGCGGTCGGTTGTTTGCGGTTTTAGATAGGTGGTCTTGCCCTACGAATCTCGGAAAAACGGAACTTGGCTCAGGGCTAGTTTTTGGGGATGAAAATGATGTGATTCCAGATTTGATGTGGATGACCAAAGTAAAGTATGCCAATTTAATTGATGAGGTTGGGCATTTTCGTGGCGCACCGGATTTGGTGATAGAAGTGTTATCCCCAGGCATTAAAAACGAAAGGCGAGATCGCCAGGTAAAATTGAAACTTTATTCCGCTCAGGGGGTGGGTGAATATTGGATTGCCGACTGGAAAAACCAGCGCATGGAAGTCTATCGGCGGGAAAATGTCATGCTCAAATTGACGATGACTCTGTACGCTACGGATGCGCTCACTTCCCCCCTCCTGCCCGGTTTTGTCTGTCCGCTGGCCCAGATTTTTGAGTGA
- a CDS encoding Uma2 family endonuclease — protein sequence MTPTNQALRWTMRDVEALPDNEWIRYEIIDGELYVTRAPHHRHQYAVGRIFALLDTWSQATGLGEPSIMPGLIFSDSDNVAPDVAWLSHGRLKHLLDEVGHFRGAPELVVEVLSPGKANQDRDRLAKLKLYSLQGVREYWIVDPGTQQVELYRRQEAQLVRVATLLPEDELTSPVLPGFGCRVGAFFARPSEPYNAGS from the coding sequence ATGACCCCAACCAATCAGGCGCTCCGGTGGACAATGCGGGATGTGGAAGCCCTGCCGGACAACGAGTGGATTCGTTACGAAATTATTGATGGAGAATTGTACGTGACCCGTGCCCCCCACCATCGCCATCAGTACGCGGTCGGTCGGATTTTTGCCCTGCTGGATACCTGGTCGCAGGCCACGGGCTTGGGGGAGCCTTCGATTATGCCGGGGCTGATTTTCTCGGATTCGGACAATGTGGCTCCTGATGTGGCCTGGTTGAGCCATGGGCGGCTGAAGCATCTGCTGGATGAGGTGGGGCATTTTCGGGGGGCACCGGAATTGGTGGTGGAAGTGCTTTCCCCCGGCAAAGCCAATCAAGACCGGGATCGCTTGGCCAAGCTCAAGCTTTATTCGCTGCAAGGGGTGCGGGAATACTGGATCGTTGACCCAGGGACGCAACAGGTGGAACTCTACCGGCGGCAGGAGGCGCAGTTGGTGCGGGTGGCGACCCTTTTACCAGAGGATGAACTCACCTCGCCGGTACTACCGGGGTTTGGCTGTCGGGTGGGGGCGTTTTTTGCCCGCCCTTCCGAGCCGTATAATGCGGGCAGTTGA
- a CDS encoding pentapeptide repeat-containing protein, with translation MRAVEQEKIMAWWGRLLGLGLAVWLFCLAPAGAEDFNKRSLIGMNFAGQDLTDASFVKAVLRQTNFQGTDLRGVSFFGANLDQANLAGANLTGATLDTALMTHTNLTNAILTSAYAYLTNFSGADITGADFTDVGLRRDAQLLLCERARGVNPVTGVATRESLGCRS, from the coding sequence ATGCGGGCAGTTGAGCAGGAGAAAATCATGGCTTGGTGGGGACGGTTGCTGGGCTTGGGGTTGGCGGTGTGGTTGTTTTGTCTTGCCCCAGCGGGAGCAGAAGATTTCAATAAACGTTCCCTAATTGGCATGAATTTTGCGGGGCAGGATTTGACGGACGCTAGTTTTGTCAAAGCCGTTCTGCGTCAGACCAATTTCCAGGGGACAGACCTGCGGGGGGTGAGTTTTTTTGGTGCCAATTTGGATCAAGCCAACCTCGCCGGGGCAAATCTCACCGGTGCCACCCTGGATACGGCCTTGATGACCCACACGAATTTAACCAATGCGATTTTGACCTCAGCCTATGCCTATCTGACCAATTTCAGCGGGGCCGACATCACCGGGGCGGATTTTACCGATGTGGGACTGCGGCGGGATGCCCAATTGCTGTTGTGTGAACGAGCTAGGGGGGTGAACCCAGTCACCGGAGTGGCAACCAGGGAGAGTTTGGGGTGCCGTTCTTAG